The Arachis hypogaea cultivar Tifrunner chromosome 16, arahy.Tifrunner.gnm2.J5K5, whole genome shotgun sequence genome contains a region encoding:
- the LOC112758510 gene encoding AAA-ATPase At2g46620 has translation MPAMVILLVALAVLLLFFSFSKKLWRGVEDWFHVYQFLKVPQHNHTTLQENHLYRKVSLYLHSLPSIEDSDFTTLLTGKKYNDILLCLGPDQTIQDRFLGATVFWHNQTDVDDGADQNPQFNRARAFVLKIRKVDKRRILRPYLQHIHAVADDIEQQGNRDLRLFMNTAAAAQGRGRWRSVPFTHPCTFETLAMESDLKNRVKSDLESFLRAKQYYNRLGRVWKRSFLLYGPSGTGKSSFVAAMANFLRYDVYDIDLSKVPSDSDLKLLLLQTTPKSVVVVEDLDRFLAEKSTAVSSSGMLNFMDGVVSSCCGEEKVMVFTMNSKEHVDPNLLRPGRVDVHIHFPLCDFTAFKTMANNYLGVKEHKLFPQVQEIFQNGASLSPAEIGELMIANRNSPSRAIKSVITALQTDGDGRGSGSPIVRHTGEDDVDEPDAVMCGEGLHTVKDLRKLYGFFRLKNTRRSPSSNTSSMPSPLR, from the coding sequence ATGCCTGCAATGGTCATACTCTTGGTAGCCCTCGCCGTTCtgctcctcttcttctccttctccaagAAGCTATGGAGGGGCGTGGAAGACTGGTTCCACGTGTACCAGTTCTTGAAGGTCCCACAGCACAACCACACAACCTTGCAGGAGAATCATCTCTACAGAAAGGTCTCCCTCTACTTGCATTCTCTCCCTTCCATCGAAGACTCTGATTTCACAACACTCCTTACTGGCAAGAAGTATAACGACATCCTTCTCTGCCTCGGCCCCGACCAAACCATTCAGGACCGTTTTCTCGGAGCCACCGTCTTCTGGCACAACCAAACCGACGTCGACGACGGTGCTGATCAGAATCCCCAATTCAATCGCGCCAGAGCCTTCGTTCTCAAGATAAGAAAAGTGGACAAACGCCGAATCCTCCGCCCCTACCTTCAGCACATTCACGCCGTCGCCGACGATATTGAGCAGCAAGGGAACCGCGATCTGCGGCTATTCATGAACACCGCTGCCGCTGCACAGGGAAGAGGAAGGTGGAGATCAGTTCCTTTTACCCACCCCTGCACCTTTGAAACCCTTGCCATGGAGTCCGATCTCAAGAACCGGGTGAAATCCGACCTCGAATCGTTCCTCAGGGCGAAGCAGTACTACAACCGGCTTGGCCGAGTGTGGAAACGGAGCTTCCTCTTATACGGTCCTTCCGGAACCGGAAAATCGAGCTTCGTCGCTGCCATGGCCAATTTCCTTCGCTACGACGTGTATGACATCGACCTCTCCAAGGTTCCCAGCGATTCGGATCTGAAACTGCTCCTACTACAGACGACGCCGAAATCAGTGGTAGTGGTGGAGGACCTCGACCGGTTCCTGGCGGAGAAATCCACGGCGGTGAGCTCTTCAGGGATGCTGAACTTTATGGACGGAGTAGTGAGCTCGTGCTGTGGCGAGGAGAAGGTGATGGTGTTCACGATGAACAGCAAGGAACACGTGGATCCGAACCTTCTTCGGCCGGGTCGGGTCGACGTTCACATCCACTTTCCCTTGTGCGATTTCACGGCGTTCAAGACGATGGCGAATAACTACCTTGGAGTGAAGGAGCACAAGCTGTTCCCTCAGGTTCAAGAGATTTTCCAGAACGGCGCGAGTCTCAGCCCCGCCGAGATCGGCGAGTTGATGATCGCTAACCGAAACTCACCGAGTCGGGCCATCAAATCGGTGATCACCGCCTTACAAACGGACGGCGATGGGAGAGGGTCCGGGAGTCCGATCGTACGGCATACAGGGGAGGATGACGTGGACGAACCTGACGCTGTTATGTGTGGTGAGGGTCTCCACACGGTTAAGGATTTGCGTAAATTGTACGGCTTTTTCAGGTTGAAGAATACCAGAAGATCCCCCTCCTCCAACACCAGCTCAATGCCCAGCCCCTTGAGATGA